From Musa acuminata AAA Group cultivar baxijiao chromosome BXJ3-8, Cavendish_Baxijiao_AAA, whole genome shotgun sequence, one genomic window encodes:
- the LOC103995018 gene encoding chaperone protein dnaJ 11, chloroplastic, producing MSPPSSFASSQFFGLLVTPPPRSSAASLSPPSPSTLRSSGVSAAYAGAAERARAASPSPSSSSLYDTLGVSPGASGQEIKTSYRRLALECHPDVVATGRRGASADEFMRVHAAYATLSDPVKRAYYDRELTAASAILVHHRRSEPAPSPSPLAYARCTSYPGYGRRTWETDQCW from the coding sequence ATGTCGCCGCCCTCCTCCTTCGCCTCTTCCCAATTCTTCGGCCTCCTCGTCACCCCGCCTCCCCGTTCCTCCGCCGCCTCGCTCTCGCCTCCTTCCCCCTCCACCCTCCGCTCCTCTGGCGTCTCCGCTGCCTATGCTGGCGCGGCCGAGCGGGCGCGCGCCGCTTCCCcctcaccctcctcctcctccctttacgATACCCTCGGCGTCTCCCCCGGCGCTAGCGGCCAGGAGATCAAGACCTCGTACCGCCGCTTGGCGCTCGAGTGCCATCCGGACGTGGTCGCCACCGGCCGCAGGGGTGCCTCCGCGGACGAGTTCATGCGGGTCCATGCCGCCTACGCCACCCTTTCCGACCCGGTCAAGCGCGCCTACTACGACCGCGAACTGACGGCCGCGTCCGCGATCCTCGTCCACCACCGCCGTTCGGAACcggcgccgtcgccgtcgcccctGGCGTACGCGCGCTGCACGTCGTACCCTGGATACGGTCGCCGGACATGGGAGACCGACCAGTGCTGGTAG
- the LOC103995019 gene encoding LOW QUALITY PROTEIN: thiosulfate sulfurtransferase 18 (The sequence of the model RefSeq protein was modified relative to this genomic sequence to represent the inferred CDS: inserted 1 base in 1 codon) translates to MASIASSEAAVTVDVHAGRGLVDAGHKYLDVRTPEEFKRGHLQDAIXVPYVFFTPQGKKKNPDFLEQVSLTCNKDDHILVGCQSGARSITATEELLKSGFKNVKNMGGGFAAWVENGLPVKPLQEELY, encoded by the exons ATGGCATCAATCGCGAG CTCGGAAGCAGCAGTGACCGTCGACGTGCACGCCGGCAGAGGCCTGGTGGACGCCGGCCACAAGTACTTGGACGTCAG GACGCCAGAGGAGTTCAAGCGGGGCCATCTGCAGGACGCCA AAGTTCCTTACGTGTTCTTCACCCCACAAG ggaagaagaagaaccctGACTTTTTGGAACAAGTGTCGTTGACCTGTAACAAGGATGATCACATACTCGTG GGATGTCAAAGTGGAGCTCGATCTATCACAGCAACTGAGGAGCTTCTCAAATCC GGTTTCAAGAATGTGAAGAACATGGGAGGAGGTTTTGCCGCCTGGGTTGAGAACGGACTTCCGGTGAAGCCTCTCCAAGAAGAGCTGTACTAG